One Halarcobacter ebronensis genomic window carries:
- a CDS encoding NADH-quinone oxidoreductase subunit N, giving the protein MSQFIHILPVITVLIAAVALMFMSMYTDKFSVKTYIGVSSIVLVAALIFVFIPFGESFSIKPYNSVFNNVLIFDTFSNFFYVLLIGGTLLTLLIGEHYFQHRDYFKGEFFSILLFALFGMMILANANELITAYIALEIASFSVYIMVGYNSEDSRRVEAIFKYLVLGSFIGAFYLLGVVLVYGATQTTNLTEISNFISTTNLSDAPLLYIGLTLILFTFLFKISAFPFQQWVLDVYRGAPMIITAFMASTFKIAIFSFFLRAMLQDLQAIVNFWDSIIYVVIVLTLVFGTWLAVSQKLVKRMLAASSIVHTGYLLLGFIAIGQNMDAAYSVVFYLIAYLLSALGSFGLVSHIISETKVRVTYDDFKGLAHERPFLAAMMTVFMFSLAGIPSTIGFMGKFYVFTEAIHAGYIALAILAIIATFVSVYYYFKLIAMMYFYPTKGECVSNDFNDKRVSTYAIAFLAIITVVGGIGSAIVFFIPVLNIDTLINLTQVSIQSLFIK; this is encoded by the coding sequence ATGAGTCAATTTATTCACATATTACCTGTAATAACAGTACTTATAGCAGCTGTTGCTTTGATGTTTATGAGTATGTATACAGACAAATTTTCTGTTAAAACTTATATTGGTGTTTCATCTATAGTATTAGTTGCTGCACTAATATTTGTTTTTATTCCTTTTGGTGAGTCTTTTTCAATAAAACCATACAACTCAGTTTTTAATAATGTTTTAATATTTGATACTTTTTCAAACTTCTTTTATGTTTTACTAATTGGTGGAACACTATTAACTCTTTTAATTGGTGAACACTATTTTCAACATAGAGATTACTTTAAAGGTGAATTTTTCTCAATCTTATTATTTGCACTATTTGGTATGATGATTTTAGCAAATGCAAATGAGCTAATAACTGCTTATATTGCACTTGAAATTGCATCTTTTTCTGTATATATTATGGTTGGTTATAACTCTGAGGATTCAAGAAGAGTTGAAGCTATCTTTAAATATTTAGTTTTAGGTTCATTTATTGGAGCATTCTATCTACTTGGTGTTGTTTTAGTTTATGGAGCTACTCAAACTACAAATTTAACAGAGATTTCTAACTTTATCTCAACAACAAATTTAAGTGATGCACCACTTTTATATATAGGATTAACACTAATTTTATTTACTTTCCTATTTAAAATATCTGCTTTCCCATTCCAACAATGGGTACTAGATGTTTATAGGGGAGCACCTATGATAATTACTGCATTTATGGCATCTACTTTTAAAATTGCAATCTTCTCTTTCTTCTTAAGAGCAATGCTACAAGATCTACAAGCAATTGTAAATTTCTGGGATTCTATAATTTATGTTGTAATTGTCTTAACTCTAGTATTTGGAACATGGTTAGCAGTCTCTCAAAAACTTGTTAAAAGAATGCTTGCAGCTTCATCAATAGTTCATACAGGATACTTACTATTAGGATTTATTGCGATTGGACAAAATATGGATGCAGCATACTCTGTAGTATTTTATCTTATAGCATATCTTTTATCAGCTCTTGGTTCTTTTGGACTTGTTTCACATATAATCTCTGAAACAAAAGTAAGAGTAACCTATGATGATTTTAAAGGTTTAGCTCACGAAAGACCATTTTTAGCTGCAATGATGACGGTATTTATGTTCTCTCTTGCTGGTATCCCTTCAACAATTGGATTTATGGGTAAATTCTATGTATTTACTGAAGCTATACATGCAGGATATATTGCCTTAGCAATCTTAGCAATTATTGCTACTTTTGTATCTGTTTACTACTATTTTAAACTTATAGCTATGATGTATTTCTATCCAACAAAAGGAGAATGTGTATCAAATGACTTTAATGATAAAAGAGTTTCTACTTATGCGATTGCTTTTTTAGCAATTATTACAGTTGTTGGTGGTATTGGTAGTGCAATTGTATTCTTTATACCTGTACTAAATATTGATACTTTAATAAACTTAACTCAGGTTTCAATTCAGTCACTATTTATAAAATAG
- a CDS encoding fumarate reductase cytochrome b subunit: MSDLIEGYLGKTVERKKSRVPAKLDYIQSATGLFLGLFMWGHMLFVSSILVSKDFMYTITKFFEASFIFDGGEPIIVSAIVLFVFIVFIVHAAMGMRKLPSNFKQYQVIKAHADSMGHEDTKLWFIQAFTGFAMFFLGSVHLYIMMTNADTIGPYGSADRVWSAWMWPLYILLLLAVEFHGTIGLYRLAVKWGWFDGSDPKATRKKLKMYKKALTWFFLILGFATLAAYMKIGYEHKQAGKVGERYTPTAQIMMDYNINSGRVA, from the coding sequence ATGAGTGACCTAATAGAAGGTTATTTAGGTAAGACTGTAGAGAGAAAAAAGAGTAGAGTTCCAGCAAAACTTGATTATATTCAAAGTGCAACTGGATTATTTCTAGGTCTTTTTATGTGGGGACATATGTTATTTGTTTCATCAATTTTAGTTAGCAAAGATTTTATGTATACAATTACAAAATTCTTTGAAGCAAGCTTTATTTTTGATGGTGGAGAGCCAATTATTGTTTCTGCAATTGTACTATTTGTATTTATTGTATTTATAGTTCACGCAGCAATGGGAATGAGAAAACTTCCTTCTAATTTTAAACAATACCAAGTAATTAAAGCACATGCGGATAGTATGGGGCATGAAGATACAAAACTTTGGTTTATTCAAGCCTTTACAGGTTTTGCAATGTTTTTCTTAGGTTCTGTTCACCTATATATTATGATGACAAATGCAGATACAATTGGACCTTATGGTAGTGCAGATAGAGTTTGGTCAGCATGGATGTGGCCTCTTTATATCCTTTTATTATTAGCTGTTGAATTCCATGGAACAATTGGTCTATATAGACTTGCAGTAAAATGGGGATGGTTTGACGGAAGTGATCCAAAAGCAACAAGAAAAAAATTAAAAATGTATAAAAAAGCATTAACTTGGTTTTTCCTAATTCTTGGATTTGCTACACTTGCAGCTTATATGAAAATTGGTTATGAACATAAACAAGCTGGCAAAGTTGGTGAAAGATATACTCCAACAGCACAAATTATGATGGATTATAATATTAATAGTGGGAGAGTTGCATAA
- a CDS encoding fumarate reductase flavoprotein subunit, with protein sequence MKINYCDALVIGGGLAGLRAAVATQKKGLSTIVLSLVPVKRSHSAAAQGGMQASLGNAKMSDGDNEDLHFADTVKGSDWGCDQEVARMFVTTAPKAIRELASWGVPWSRVKAGTHEAVINAKKTTITEDEDRHGLITSRDFGGTKKWRTCYTADATGHTMLFGVANEALKHDVDIRDRKEAISIIHENGRCFGAVVRDLITGELEAYVAKGTCIATGGYGRIFKQTTNAVICEGIGAAIALETGVATLSNMEAVQFHPTPIVPSGILLTEGCRGDGGVLRDVDGHRFMPDYEPEKKELASRDVVSRRMIEHIRNGKGVPSPYGFHVWLDISILGREHIERNLRDVQEICQIFNGIDPADEGPKGWAPVLPMQHYSMGGIRTKPTGESTRLSGLFACGEAACWDMHGFNRLGGNSVSETVVAGMIIGNYFADYCLANDVTIPTSTIQRFVDEQDQYLNEILAYNGKEDIFKIKNRMKALMDEKVGIFRTGGPLAEAVEELKELLQKTKHITVKSKERAGNPELEEAYRVPKMLKIALCVAKGARDRTESRGAHYREDFLKRDDANWMKRTLCTWPNKDDIEPTLEYADLDIMKMEMPPAFRGYGAKGMIIENELSATRQNEVDSIREKMEAEGKDRFEIQEALMHFDLPMNYKEKNERAGDK encoded by the coding sequence ATGAAGATTAATTACTGTGATGCATTAGTTATTGGTGGAGGATTAGCAGGACTTAGAGCTGCTGTTGCTACACAAAAAAAAGGTCTTAGTACAATCGTTTTATCACTTGTTCCTGTTAAAAGATCACACAGTGCTGCTGCACAAGGTGGGATGCAAGCCTCTTTAGGTAACGCTAAAATGAGTGATGGTGATAATGAAGATTTACACTTTGCAGATACTGTAAAAGGTTCAGACTGGGGATGTGACCAAGAGGTTGCAAGAATGTTCGTTACAACTGCTCCAAAAGCTATTAGAGAGTTAGCATCTTGGGGTGTGCCTTGGTCTAGGGTAAAAGCTGGAACACATGAAGCAGTTATCAATGCTAAAAAAACAACTATTACTGAAGATGAAGATAGACATGGTCTAATCACTTCAAGAGATTTTGGTGGAACAAAAAAATGGAGAACATGTTATACAGCTGATGCAACTGGGCATACAATGCTATTTGGTGTTGCAAATGAAGCTTTAAAACATGATGTTGATATTAGAGATAGAAAAGAAGCAATCTCTATTATACATGAGAATGGAAGATGCTTTGGTGCAGTTGTAAGAGATCTTATCACTGGTGAACTTGAAGCTTATGTTGCAAAAGGAACTTGTATAGCTACAGGTGGATATGGAAGAATCTTTAAACAAACAACAAACGCAGTTATCTGTGAAGGTATTGGAGCTGCAATTGCTCTTGAAACTGGAGTTGCAACACTATCAAATATGGAAGCTGTACAATTTCACCCAACACCAATCGTACCATCAGGAATTCTATTAACTGAAGGTTGTAGAGGTGACGGTGGAGTATTAAGAGATGTTGATGGACATAGATTTATGCCAGATTATGAGCCAGAGAAAAAAGAATTAGCTTCTAGAGACGTTGTTTCAAGAAGAATGATTGAACATATTAGAAATGGAAAAGGTGTTCCTTCACCTTATGGTTTCCACGTATGGTTAGATATCTCTATTTTAGGTAGAGAACATATTGAAAGAAACTTAAGAGATGTTCAAGAGATTTGTCAAATTTTCAACGGTATAGATCCAGCAGATGAGGGTCCAAAAGGTTGGGCTCCAGTTCTTCCAATGCAACACTACTCTATGGGTGGTATTAGAACGAAACCAACTGGTGAATCTACAAGACTATCTGGTCTATTTGCTTGTGGTGAAGCTGCTTGTTGGGATATGCATGGATTTAACAGACTTGGAGGAAACTCAGTTTCTGAAACTGTTGTTGCTGGTATGATTATTGGTAACTACTTTGCAGACTACTGTTTAGCAAATGATGTTACTATTCCTACATCAACTATTCAAAGATTTGTTGATGAACAAGATCAGTACCTAAACGAGATTTTAGCTTACAATGGGAAAGAAGATATTTTCAAAATCAAAAATAGAATGAAAGCTCTAATGGATGAAAAAGTTGGTATTTTTAGAACTGGTGGTCCATTAGCTGAAGCAGTTGAAGAGTTAAAAGAGTTACTACAAAAAACAAAACATATCACTGTAAAATCTAAAGAGAGAGCTGGTAACCCAGAACTTGAAGAGGCTTATAGAGTTCCAAAAATGTTAAAAATTGCACTTTGTGTAGCTAAAGGAGCAAGGGACAGAACTGAAAGTAGAGGGGCACACTATAGAGAAGATTTCTTAAAAAGAGATGATGCTAACTGGATGAAAAGAACCCTTTGTACTTGGCCAAATAAAGATGATATTGAACCAACATTAGAATATGCTGATTTAGATATTATGAAAATGGAGATGCCACCAGCATTTAGAGGATATGGGGCAAAAGGTATGATTATCGAAAATGAACTATCTGCAACTAGACAAAATGAAGTTGATTCTATTAGAGAAAAAATGGAAGCTGAAGGTAAAGATAGATTTGAGATTCAAGAGGCACTTATGCATTTTGATTTGCCTATGAATTATAAAGAGAAAAATGAAAGAGCAGGAGATAAGTAA